One genomic region from Vibrio cyclitrophicus encodes:
- a CDS encoding MSHA biogenesis protein MshP — protein sequence MRHRKSSQQGSVLVVAVFVIVVMGFLATSLVQVQWSNHDTLTRKQLGTQAWLLAHSANEWALTKVYPLTVSPAVSTSVSAACGNLNSNQVSSGMSTICTVGELTCSQIGTLDRVGFFKIESTAICGSGINQVQRIQEVWVKEVEL from the coding sequence ATGCGCCATAGAAAATCGTCTCAACAAGGTAGTGTTTTAGTCGTCGCAGTATTTGTTATTGTGGTGATGGGTTTCCTTGCGACTTCTTTAGTGCAAGTTCAGTGGTCAAATCACGATACCTTGACGCGTAAACAGCTTGGTACACAAGCCTGGTTGCTCGCGCATTCTGCTAATGAGTGGGCACTTACTAAAGTGTACCCTTTGACTGTATCACCCGCGGTTTCAACAAGTGTTAGTGCAGCGTGTGGTAACTTAAATTCAAATCAAGTGAGCAGTGGGATGTCGACTATCTGTACTGTAGGCGAATTAACTTGTAGCCAAATTGGAACTTTAGATCGCGTTGGCTTTTTCAAAATTGAATCAACAGCTATTTGTGGTTCAGGTATCAACCAAGTGCAGCGTATTCAAGAAGTTTGGGTGAAGGAAGTAGAGCTATGA
- a CDS encoding prepilin-type N-terminal cleavage/methylation domain-containing protein gives MKQRGFTLIEMIVTIVVVAVIGLAIAGFVEYGMRGYVETIDRQKVQVKGQFVVEKMSREISHAVPNSFTEDLSFLPTTTFERKCLSFYPIKYSGFYHFDELDNQLDFIVGQGEPSLSVGDYIIINPSSFNDLAVESNKRIDVSGAVQNTNSFSVTALSLVSESIAKRHYIYEKNNHVSFCIVNNTIEGQGVIERNGVRIADSVNYAKSRFRYEEPSLQRGGVIHIDLVLEQNSEVSVYQQDVQVLNAP, from the coding sequence ATGAAACAACGTGGTTTTACTTTGATAGAGATGATCGTAACCATTGTTGTGGTTGCCGTCATTGGTCTCGCAATTGCCGGTTTTGTCGAATATGGCATGAGAGGCTATGTTGAAACTATCGATCGTCAAAAAGTACAAGTAAAAGGTCAATTTGTTGTTGAGAAAATGTCGCGAGAGATAAGCCATGCAGTGCCCAATAGCTTTACTGAAGATCTGAGTTTTTTACCTACTACTACTTTTGAGAGAAAGTGCCTCTCATTCTATCCGATCAAATATTCCGGTTTTTATCACTTCGATGAACTAGACAATCAATTGGACTTCATTGTTGGTCAAGGTGAACCAAGTCTCTCTGTAGGTGACTACATTATTATAAATCCAAGTAGTTTTAATGATTTGGCAGTGGAGTCCAATAAACGAATTGACGTTTCGGGTGCAGTACAGAATACCAACTCTTTCAGTGTTACAGCTTTGAGTCTTGTGAGTGAGTCTATTGCAAAACGACATTATATTTATGAAAAAAACAATCATGTCAGCTTCTGTATAGTGAACAATACTATCGAAGGACAAGGTGTCATTGAGCGTAATGGCGTAAGGATTGCAGATAGCGTTAACTACGCTAAAAGTCGTTTTCGATACGAAGAGCCAAGCTTACAAAGAGGTGGTGTAATTCACATCGATCTTGTGCTCGAGCAAAACAGTGAAGTAAGTGTTTACCAACAAGATGTGCAGGTACTCAATGCGCCATAG
- a CDS encoding type IV pilus modification PilV family protein, giving the protein MIRARGFTLIESIIVIIVLGIAMVTISSFLAPQVASSADPQYQNRSVALGQSLMNQILARGFDEHSDFDGGLIRCGDTGAATCSAPNELGVDGSETAPAAFNDVDDYIGCWYTDTTESACVSSTKYPLANILDENIEDSYANFRVEVLVFYDQNMDGLNDNVIGTMKRVELQIFGGNNRYSLVAYKGNY; this is encoded by the coding sequence ATGATTCGCGCACGTGGTTTTACTCTTATAGAGAGCATTATTGTGATTATCGTACTGGGTATTGCGATGGTCACAATTAGCAGTTTTTTAGCACCTCAAGTGGCAAGTTCGGCCGACCCACAATATCAAAACCGCTCCGTAGCCTTAGGTCAGAGTTTGATGAATCAAATTTTAGCTCGCGGCTTTGATGAACACAGTGATTTTGATGGTGGTTTGATTCGCTGTGGCGATACGGGAGCTGCGACTTGTTCAGCTCCCAATGAATTGGGAGTGGATGGGTCAGAGACTGCGCCCGCTGCTTTTAATGATGTCGATGACTATATTGGTTGTTGGTATACCGATACCACTGAGTCAGCTTGTGTATCATCGACGAAGTATCCGCTTGCTAATATCCTAGATGAAAATATCGAAGACAGTTATGCCAATTTCCGTGTCGAGGTCTTGGTGTTTTATGATCAAAACATGGATGGACTAAACGACAATGTAATTGGAACGATGAAGCGCGTTGAGTTACAGATCTTTGGTGGTAACAACCGTTATAGCTTAGTTGCTTACAAGGGGAACTACTAA
- a CDS encoding prepilin-type N-terminal cleavage/methylation domain-containing protein, whose product MDNSPTPNGFTLVELIIVIIILGIVSTFAASRFAGTSSFSTFTAQKQIISVVRQVQVNRIQTNIPNLYNYCNDTSYLDLQKLCLRSRITISASCIGSSSGCSASDSSSRSDSVVADQVSFSATPSVSQITFDLLGNPLDTASSGVSILITSGQNQASVCINSQGYVREGACL is encoded by the coding sequence ATGGATAACAGCCCCACACCCAACGGCTTTACTTTGGTAGAGCTGATCATCGTTATCATTATCCTCGGTATTGTTTCCACTTTTGCCGCGAGTCGCTTCGCTGGAACCTCTAGTTTTTCTACTTTTACAGCGCAAAAGCAAATTATCTCTGTGGTTCGTCAGGTTCAAGTGAATAGAATTCAAACCAATATCCCCAACTTATACAATTATTGTAACGATACGAGTTACCTTGATCTTCAAAAACTTTGTCTGCGCAGCCGTATAACTATCAGTGCTAGTTGTATTGGTAGCTCAAGCGGTTGCAGTGCTAGTGACTCTAGCTCCCGGAGCGATTCAGTTGTAGCTGATCAAGTCTCGTTTAGTGCTACACCTTCAGTGTCACAAATTACGTTTGATCTTCTCGGTAACCCGCTTGATACCGCCAGTAGTGGTGTGAGCATTCTGATTACCTCAGGGCAAAACCAAGCCAGTGTGTGTATTAACTCTCAAGGTTATGTGCGTGAAGGGGCGTGTCTATGA
- a CDS encoding type II secretion system protein: MKRQGGFTLIELVVVIVILGILAVTAAPRFLNLQDDAKNATLEGLAGAIQGASGIVYGKSAIDGKESLSSALVTIDGNDVATVFGYPAGTSAAIGAIVQGVGKDEDFEYLGQSGNDDALFGIVGYVDSCVVYEEATSVAEATANAVVSAAVCTTP, from the coding sequence ATGAAAAGACAAGGCGGTTTCACCCTAATCGAACTAGTGGTTGTAATTGTTATTCTAGGTATTCTTGCTGTAACTGCGGCGCCACGTTTCCTAAACCTGCAAGATGATGCAAAAAATGCAACTCTTGAGGGGCTAGCTGGTGCGATTCAAGGCGCTTCCGGTATCGTTTACGGCAAGTCAGCAATTGACGGTAAAGAATCTTTGTCTTCAGCGTTAGTTACAATTGACGGCAATGACGTTGCCACTGTTTTTGGTTACCCAGCAGGTACGTCAGCTGCAATTGGTGCTATTGTTCAAGGTGTTGGCAAAGATGAAGATTTTGAATATCTTGGTCAATCTGGTAATGACGACGCGCTGTTTGGTATTGTTGGTTACGTTGATAGTTGTGTTGTATACGAAGAAGCGACCTCTGTTGCTGAAGCAACAGCGAATGCAGTTGTGAGTGCTGCTGTTTGTACTACCCCATAA
- a CDS encoding prepilin-type N-terminal cleavage/methylation domain-containing protein, with the protein MLKNQKGFSLVELVIVIVVVGLLAVAALPRFLDVTDEAKKSSIEGVAGGFATAVLSARAQWEAEARPSEKIGVETYNTVNYDGVDFWLTRSKNSKSEDTDFRDGYPWTVNSDSSVAPGDISSETCAELMQNLLQNPPNVAAVDDVDDDSNYKYSAEANSGEATCTYIQLEGNTEHQFVYEIKTGRVTVTLQ; encoded by the coding sequence ATGCTTAAAAATCAAAAGGGTTTCTCCCTTGTCGAATTAGTCATCGTAATTGTTGTCGTTGGTTTATTGGCAGTGGCGGCTTTACCCCGCTTCTTAGATGTGACCGATGAGGCTAAAAAATCCAGTATTGAAGGTGTCGCTGGTGGTTTTGCAACCGCAGTATTATCAGCAAGAGCACAGTGGGAAGCCGAAGCAAGACCATCTGAGAAGATTGGTGTTGAAACATACAATACTGTAAATTATGATGGTGTTGATTTTTGGTTAACAAGATCAAAGAACAGCAAGAGTGAAGATACCGACTTTCGAGATGGTTACCCATGGACTGTGAATAGTGACTCTTCAGTCGCACCAGGAGATATTTCTTCAGAAACCTGTGCTGAATTGATGCAGAATTTACTGCAAAACCCACCGAATGTGGCAGCAGTCGATGATGTTGATGACGACTCAAATTATAAATATTCAGCGGAAGCGAATTCAGGTGAGGCAACGTGTACTTACATTCAGTTAGAAGGTAATACCGAGCACCAATTCGTTTACGAAATTAAAACTGGTCGTGTGACCGTAACTTTGCAGTAA
- a CDS encoding MSHA biogenesis protein MshF, with product MLNNLQRSRFVIWSVVILFLIVGLLFALDTVEEEASNTALIVASKRILEQANLFKQEYLLTGPEQTNDSEQLMRYSRTGWIKPIKGSERDCRYWLEQLYPPQSILGLTFPSIEDKSDNIQFHCSYHYSDKYQIDILLEKERFSVKANILAL from the coding sequence ATGCTAAATAACCTACAACGCTCACGTTTTGTTATTTGGAGTGTGGTTATCCTTTTTCTAATTGTAGGGCTGCTATTTGCATTGGATACGGTAGAAGAAGAAGCGAGTAACACGGCATTGATCGTCGCGAGTAAGCGGATTCTTGAGCAGGCTAATTTGTTTAAACAAGAGTATTTGTTAACGGGCCCGGAACAAACTAATGACTCAGAACAGTTAATGCGCTATAGCAGAACGGGATGGATAAAGCCGATTAAAGGTTCGGAACGGGATTGTCGCTATTGGTTAGAGCAATTGTATCCCCCACAGAGCATTTTAGGGCTGACTTTTCCCAGTATTGAAGATAAAAGTGATAACATACAGTTTCATTGTAGTTATCATTATAGCGATAAGTATCAAATAGATATATTGCTCGAAAAAGAAAGATTTAGTGTAAAAGCCAATATTTTGGCTTTGTGA
- a CDS encoding type II secretion system F family protein, which yields MPTYRYVGRSSDGSQVTGQLDANNEDLAAESLMSKGIIPTSIKLGRSGDSVLDMDISSLFSPNVPLEVLVLFCRQLYSLTKAGVPLLRSMKGLTQNCENKQLKAALEEVVAELTNGRGLAASMQMHPKVFSSLFVSMISVGENTGRLDQALLQLAGYYEQEVETRKRIKTAMRYPTFVICFILIAMFILNIKVIPQFSSMFARFGVDLPLPTRILIGMSEFFVNYWGLMLGVIFGLIFAFKAWVKTDNGLETWDRWRLKIPVIGGVVNRALLSRFSRTFALMLKAGVPLNQSLALSAEALDNRFLELRVQAMKSAIEAGSTVSSTAINSEIFTPLVIQMISVGEETGRIDELLLEVSDYYDREVDYDLKTLTARIEPILLVVVAGMVLVLALGIFLPMWGMLDAIKG from the coding sequence ATGCCAACGTATCGTTATGTAGGTCGCAGTTCGGATGGTAGCCAGGTTACCGGTCAATTAGATGCGAATAACGAAGATCTAGCCGCTGAAAGCTTGATGAGCAAGGGGATCATTCCAACCTCAATTAAGTTGGGGAGAAGTGGCGATTCAGTATTAGATATGGATATATCTAGCCTGTTTTCACCCAATGTTCCTCTTGAGGTCTTGGTTCTGTTCTGTCGACAATTATACAGTCTAACCAAAGCGGGCGTGCCGCTTCTGAGGTCGATGAAAGGTCTGACTCAAAATTGTGAAAACAAACAGTTGAAAGCAGCTTTAGAAGAAGTGGTTGCTGAGCTAACCAATGGCCGTGGGTTAGCGGCATCGATGCAAATGCATCCTAAGGTATTTAGCTCGCTGTTTGTATCGATGATCAGTGTTGGTGAAAATACGGGTCGTTTAGACCAAGCGCTGCTGCAGTTAGCTGGATACTATGAACAAGAAGTGGAGACTCGCAAGCGAATCAAGACAGCGATGCGTTACCCAACATTCGTGATCTGCTTCATTTTGATTGCGATGTTCATTCTTAACATTAAGGTTATCCCACAGTTTTCTAGCATGTTCGCACGGTTTGGTGTCGATCTTCCACTCCCCACTCGTATCTTGATTGGTATGTCAGAGTTCTTTGTGAATTATTGGGGCTTGATGCTAGGCGTGATCTTTGGCCTTATTTTTGCGTTTAAAGCTTGGGTTAAAACAGATAACGGCTTAGAAACGTGGGATCGGTGGCGCCTAAAAATACCTGTCATTGGTGGCGTTGTTAACCGAGCTTTACTGTCTCGTTTCTCACGTACTTTCGCATTGATGCTCAAAGCGGGTGTGCCATTGAATCAATCGTTAGCGCTATCGGCTGAAGCTCTGGATAACCGCTTTTTAGAGTTACGGGTTCAAGCTATGAAATCGGCAATTGAAGCGGGTAGTACGGTTTCTTCAACCGCGATTAACAGCGAAATCTTCACACCGCTCGTGATACAAATGATTTCAGTCGGTGAAGAAACGGGTCGTATTGATGAACTATTGCTCGAGGTGTCAGATTATTATGATCGAGAAGTTGATTACGATTTGAAAACCTTAACCGCTAGAATAGAGCCTATTTTGTTGGTCGTTGTCGCTGGTATGGTCTTAGTATTGGCTTTAGGTATTTTCCTGCCGATGTGGGGAATGCTGGATGCAATCAAAGGCTAA
- a CDS encoding GspE/PulE family protein, whose protein sequence is MQIRLRKRLGDLLVEEGIITEAQVEQALAAQKSTGRKLGDTLIELGFLSEQQMLSFLSQQLAIPLIDLSRANVDVEAVQLLPEVHARRLRALVIGRQGDTLRVAMSDPADLFAQESLLGQLGDYALEFVVARERQLVDGFDRYYRRTKEIASFAEQLHAEHQVNDAFDFDIADEDSDEVTVVKLINSLFEDAIQVAASDIHIEPDSNVLRLRQRIDGVLHETLLNEVNIASALVLRLKLMANLDISEKRLPQDGRFNIRVKGQSVDIRMSTMPVQHGESVVMRLLNQSAGLRKLEASGIPSDLLVRLRQQLRRPHGMILVTGPTGSGKTTTLYGALSELNEPGKKIITAEDPVEYRLPRVNQVQVNPKINLDFSTILRTFLRQDPDIILIGEMRDHETVEIGLRAALTGHLVLSTLHTNDAVDSALRMMDMGAPGYLVASAVRAVVAQRLVRKVCTDCKVEDELDEPRKQWLSVRFPNQVGVPFMKGRGCQNCNLTGYRGRIGVFEMLELEQNMMDALRANDAVGFAQAARQSENYKPLLASAMELALQGVVSLDEIMYLGEGDASGATDPIYL, encoded by the coding sequence ATGCAAATTAGACTAAGAAAGCGATTGGGTGATTTGCTTGTTGAAGAAGGCATTATTACTGAGGCTCAAGTAGAACAAGCTCTAGCGGCTCAGAAAAGTACCGGACGTAAACTCGGTGATACACTGATTGAGCTTGGCTTCTTATCAGAGCAACAGATGTTGAGCTTCTTATCGCAGCAGTTAGCGATTCCTCTTATTGATTTAAGCCGAGCCAATGTCGATGTAGAAGCTGTACAGCTTTTACCCGAAGTACATGCTCGTCGCCTTCGCGCATTGGTGATTGGACGCCAAGGTGACACTTTGCGTGTTGCAATGAGTGATCCTGCCGATCTATTTGCACAAGAGTCGTTGCTCGGTCAACTTGGTGATTATGCTCTAGAATTTGTAGTCGCTAGGGAAAGACAACTCGTTGATGGCTTTGATCGCTATTATCGTCGAACCAAAGAAATCGCCTCTTTCGCTGAGCAACTGCATGCCGAGCACCAAGTTAATGATGCCTTTGATTTTGATATAGCAGATGAAGACAGTGACGAAGTTACGGTCGTTAAGCTTATCAACTCGTTATTTGAAGATGCAATCCAAGTCGCTGCTTCTGATATCCATATTGAGCCCGATTCAAACGTATTGCGTCTTCGTCAGCGTATTGATGGTGTGCTGCATGAAACACTGTTGAATGAAGTCAATATTGCGTCTGCTCTGGTTCTGCGTTTGAAGCTGATGGCAAATCTTGATATCTCAGAGAAACGTCTTCCTCAAGACGGCCGCTTCAATATTCGCGTGAAAGGCCAATCTGTCGATATTCGTATGTCGACTATGCCAGTGCAGCACGGTGAGTCTGTGGTGATGCGTCTGCTTAACCAATCAGCCGGTTTACGTAAATTAGAAGCGTCGGGTATACCGAGCGATCTACTGGTTCGTCTTCGTCAACAATTACGCCGTCCACATGGGATGATCTTGGTTACTGGGCCGACAGGTTCAGGTAAAACCACGACCTTGTACGGTGCGTTAAGCGAATTAAACGAACCGGGTAAAAAGATCATTACTGCGGAAGACCCGGTGGAATACCGACTTCCGCGTGTGAACCAAGTTCAGGTTAACCCTAAGATTAATCTCGACTTCTCTACTATATTGAGAACTTTCCTGCGTCAGGATCCCGATATCATTCTTATTGGTGAGATGCGTGACCACGAAACGGTTGAGATTGGATTGAGAGCCGCACTGACGGGTCACTTAGTATTAAGTACGCTGCACACCAATGATGCGGTAGATAGCGCACTGCGTATGATGGATATGGGCGCTCCAGGCTACTTGGTAGCGAGCGCTGTGCGAGCGGTAGTAGCACAGAGATTGGTTCGTAAAGTATGTACTGACTGTAAAGTTGAAGATGAATTGGATGAACCTCGCAAGCAATGGTTGAGCGTCCGTTTCCCCAACCAAGTGGGTGTGCCATTTATGAAAGGTCGTGGTTGCCAGAACTGTAACTTAACCGGCTATCGTGGTCGTATTGGTGTCTTTGAAATGTTAGAGCTAGAACAAAACATGATGGATGCCCTTAGAGCGAATGATGCGGTCGGTTTTGCTCAAGCAGCTAGACAGTCTGAAAATTACAAACCGTTATTGGCTTCTGCGATGGAACTGGCTCTGCAAGGTGTCGTGAGTCTCGATGAGATAATGTACCTTGGTGAAGGGGATGCTTCCGGTGCCACTGACCCAATTTATCTGTAG
- a CDS encoding tetratricopeptide repeat protein: MSVINNALSELAKKKSATSIEAAVVPKVKTRSPLVWVAAGFTLSLAMGGWAISQGPAVGNSISTRDAQIEVSVIDSSGEIQSVIAQPISSPTKKLVTLDVPDRSVEHVATANNVKAKSVSSDSTIVTPRKAVLNTTSAPKGNKIEIPEPIYVASVTKKEPVSISGEVAISGGSENNGMLIEQVELTSDQLSANAQGRAQKALDANDLTGALKGYTEALRYTPRNEDVRQKLAILYFGKGDTRKAYELFQSGIKLNINSEKLRLGLSTLLVKANQAEAALSPLVHLPPNPTKDYLAMRAALSQKSQQEEIALESYKNLVDIDSDNARWWLGLAIQQERQLDFTAAKESYQGALTRVGISSQSQNFVRDRLKILDALEEHDDAN; the protein is encoded by the coding sequence ATGAGCGTCATTAACAACGCCTTGTCTGAATTGGCAAAGAAAAAATCAGCGACTTCGATTGAAGCTGCAGTAGTACCAAAAGTCAAAACACGTTCTCCATTAGTATGGGTTGCTGCGGGCTTTACACTCAGCTTAGCCATGGGCGGTTGGGCGATATCGCAAGGTCCTGCTGTCGGCAATTCAATCTCTACAAGAGACGCGCAAATTGAGGTTTCTGTCATTGATAGTTCGGGCGAAATACAGAGTGTAATTGCGCAGCCTATCTCGTCACCAACCAAGAAATTAGTCACGTTAGACGTACCTGATCGTTCTGTAGAGCATGTCGCTACGGCAAACAATGTAAAAGCTAAGTCAGTCTCGTCTGATTCAACGATTGTAACTCCTCGTAAAGCGGTACTTAACACGACCAGTGCACCTAAAGGGAATAAAATTGAAATTCCCGAGCCCATATACGTGGCTAGTGTGACAAAAAAAGAGCCTGTTTCTATTTCTGGCGAAGTCGCCATTTCTGGAGGTTCAGAAAATAATGGAATGTTGATTGAGCAGGTGGAGCTAACGTCTGATCAACTATCAGCCAATGCACAAGGTCGTGCTCAGAAAGCGCTTGATGCGAACGATCTTACTGGTGCCTTGAAAGGTTATACCGAAGCTCTTCGATATACCCCTAGAAATGAGGACGTTCGCCAGAAACTCGCGATTCTCTATTTTGGGAAAGGTGATACTCGTAAGGCTTACGAACTTTTTCAGTCGGGTATCAAACTTAATATTAATAGTGAAAAGCTGCGTTTAGGCTTATCAACATTGCTTGTCAAAGCGAACCAAGCGGAAGCGGCATTGAGTCCATTAGTCCATTTACCGCCAAACCCAACCAAAGATTATCTAGCCATGCGTGCGGCGTTGAGCCAAAAATCGCAGCAAGAAGAGATTGCATTAGAGAGTTACAAAAACTTGGTCGATATTGATTCTGATAATGCTCGCTGGTGGCTCGGTCTGGCCATTCAACAGGAACGTCAGTTAGATTTTACGGCTGCAAAAGAGTCATACCAAGGCGCTTTAACTCGAGTAGGAATCTCATCTCAATCGCAAAATTTTGTGCGAGATCGGTTAAAAATACTCGATGCCTTAGAGGAGCACGACGATGCAAATTAG
- a CDS encoding ExeA family protein encodes MYQAHFGFEQLPFTLTPNTDFFYGLAPHFEAIQTVISALDMGEGVIKVTGEVGTGKTMVCRMLVNHLKDCTALIYLPNPVLSGADLRQAVAKELGLTIDNPATLVDNIQHKLIELHNSGLRVVAILDEAQALSDEALETLRLFGNLETEDKKLLQIVLLGQPELDARLEAYHLRQFRQRITFSSTLRPLTLDETVAYIDNRITKSGGHPELFSLNQKKAICRSSLGIPRLINQLCHKALLLSFSEDKKSIDNQHLFSAMHETYDVCKPKFKTPILWGWN; translated from the coding sequence ATGTATCAAGCTCACTTTGGTTTTGAACAACTGCCATTTACGTTAACGCCGAATACCGATTTCTTTTATGGTTTGGCGCCTCATTTTGAGGCGATTCAAACGGTCATCTCGGCGTTAGATATGGGAGAGGGCGTAATCAAAGTCACTGGCGAAGTCGGTACGGGAAAAACCATGGTTTGTCGGATGCTGGTTAATCATTTAAAGGATTGTACGGCGTTAATCTACCTGCCAAACCCTGTTTTGTCTGGTGCAGACCTGCGTCAAGCCGTCGCCAAAGAGCTAGGTTTGACTATCGATAATCCAGCAACCTTAGTTGATAACATCCAGCACAAGTTAATTGAATTACACAACTCAGGCTTAAGAGTCGTCGCCATTCTTGATGAGGCTCAAGCGCTATCGGATGAAGCGCTCGAAACATTAAGGTTGTTTGGTAATCTTGAAACGGAAGATAAAAAACTGCTGCAGATTGTCTTATTAGGGCAACCCGAATTGGATGCTCGATTAGAGGCTTACCACCTAAGGCAGTTTCGCCAAAGAATCACATTTAGTTCGACACTAAGACCACTGACTCTCGATGAAACGGTGGCGTATATCGATAATCGAATTACTAAATCTGGTGGTCATCCTGAGTTGTTCAGCTTGAATCAAAAAAAGGCGATCTGTCGTTCGTCGTTAGGTATCCCTAGATTGATAAACCAACTTTGCCACAAGGCTCTATTGCTTTCGTTCAGTGAAGATAAGAAAAGTATCGACAACCAACATCTGTTTTCAGCCATGCATGAAACGTACGATGTATGTAAGCCTAAATTTAAAACGCCAATACTGTGGGGTTGGAATTAA
- the mshL gene encoding pilus (MSHA type) biogenesis protein MshL, whose protein sequence is MRKLVVAILVSSLVGCSMGHRDPVEIKESLNESINEANSRALHELPSSVQDDLMPQLNSDSMSPGTETVKRFRIQAKGVEARTFFASLVKGTEYSAAIHPGVSGNLTLNLTDVTLDEVLAVAQDMYGYDIEKRGKVIQVYPAGLRTVTIPVDYLQVKRAGRSLTTITTGTISNSDNSSSSSSSSDSNSSNSSNSSNSTSNGGTEIETTSESDFWPQLEAAVAHLIGSGDGQSVVVTPQASVITVRAYPDEIREVREFLGISQKRLQRQVILEAKIMEVTLSDGYQQGISWSNLSKSIGSGGVVIDRPTSTLPPLDAISSLLGGQTNVTISDGSFEAVLSFMDTQGDLNVLSSPRVTAANNQKAVIKVGTDEYYVTDLSSSVGSGDNANVAPEVELTPFFSGISLDVTPQIDDKGGVFLHVHPAVIEVEEEVKELNLGSTTGLVQLPLAKSSIRESDSVIRAKDGDVVVIGGLMKSNTSDVTSKVPFLGDIPALGHLFRNTNQLTQKTELVILLKPTIVGVNTWQTELERSRDLLQEWFPDEE, encoded by the coding sequence ATGCGTAAACTTGTAGTAGCAATTCTAGTGTCATCTTTAGTCGGCTGTTCGATGGGACACAGAGATCCTGTTGAGATTAAAGAGTCTTTGAACGAATCCATTAATGAAGCCAATAGTCGAGCACTTCATGAACTGCCTTCGTCGGTTCAAGATGACCTTATGCCTCAGCTTAATTCTGACTCCATGTCTCCGGGGACGGAAACCGTTAAGCGCTTTCGTATTCAAGCAAAAGGCGTTGAAGCGAGAACCTTCTTTGCCAGCTTAGTGAAAGGTACTGAGTATAGTGCGGCCATTCACCCTGGTGTGTCAGGAAACCTTACGCTTAATCTAACGGACGTGACACTAGACGAAGTACTGGCTGTTGCTCAGGATATGTATGGCTACGATATTGAAAAGCGTGGCAAAGTGATTCAAGTTTATCCTGCTGGTCTTCGCACCGTAACGATTCCTGTCGATTACTTGCAAGTTAAGCGTGCAGGTCGATCATTGACGACTATCACCACAGGAACGATCTCTAATTCAGATAACAGCTCGTCAAGCTCATCAAGTTCAGACTCTAATTCATCCAACTCTTCCAATTCTTCGAACTCGACATCGAACGGTGGTACAGAGATTGAAACGACCTCTGAAAGCGATTTTTGGCCACAACTTGAAGCAGCAGTTGCTCACCTTATTGGTTCTGGTGACGGGCAAAGCGTTGTGGTAACCCCGCAAGCGAGTGTGATTACGGTTCGTGCTTACCCTGACGAAATTCGTGAAGTTCGTGAGTTCTTAGGTATTTCCCAGAAGCGTTTGCAGCGCCAAGTTATCTTGGAAGCCAAAATCATGGAAGTGACCTTGAGTGATGGCTACCAACAAGGTATTAGCTGGTCGAACCTATCTAAATCTATTGGTAGCGGTGGTGTTGTTATTGACCGTCCTACAAGTACTCTACCGCCGTTAGATGCGATCAGTTCTCTACTCGGTGGACAAACTAATGTCACGATCTCTGATGGTAGCTTCGAAGCGGTTTTGAGCTTTATGGATACTCAAGGTGACCTTAACGTTCTATCGAGCCCGCGAGTAACGGCTGCGAACAACCAAAAAGCAGTTATCAAAGTGGGAACCGATGAGTATTACGTAACAGATTTATCAAGCTCAGTCGGTAGTGGTGATAACGCGAATGTGGCTCCTGAAGTTGAGCTCACTCCCTTTTTCTCTGGTATCTCTTTGGATGTAACTCCTCAGATAGATGACAAAGGGGGCGTATTTTTACATGTTCACCCTGCCGTTATTGAGGTCGAGGAAGAAGTGAAAGAGCTCAATTTAGGTTCAACGACAGGTTTGGTGCAACTTCCTTTAGCGAAAAGCTCTATTCGAGAGTCTGACTCAGTGATTCGCGCAAAAGATGGCGATGTGGTTGTGATTGGCGGGTTAATGAAATCAAATACCAGTGATGTGACGTCTAAAGTTCCATTCCTGGGTGATATTCCAGCCTTAGGGCATTTGTTCCGCAATACCAATCAGTTAACGCAAAAAACTGAGCTCGTGATCTTGCTAAAACCCACGATCGTGGGTGTGAATACTTGGCAAACTGAGTTGGAGCGTTCTCGTGATCTTCTTCAAGAGTGGTTCCCTGATGAAGAGTAA